From the genome of Halarsenatibacter silvermanii, one region includes:
- a CDS encoding RnfABCDGE type electron transport complex subunit D encodes MKMMKGVLLALTPVTLYALYSYRMSAFILIAASIIAAVASEAIYQKLTGQPLKISNYSGVVTGLLFAFTLSPSTPVYAAVISVAFGVIVGKEIFGGFARNLFNPALLGRLFLIFAFPAALSPWRSRVDLSSTATPLTNFWDTGEMAASGDAFLGLVSGSLGELSALLILAGGAYIIYKKYARWRIPASILATVAVFALVMGHNPIFHLFTGSVMIGSFFYATDPMTSPRYPKGQIVFGIGIGLIIMSMRFWGWLPEGVAFGILVMNIFVPYLDSAFKPAR; translated from the coding sequence ATGAAGATGATGAAAGGTGTGCTATTGGCCTTAACTCCAGTAACTTTATATGCTTTGTATAGTTACAGAATGTCCGCTTTTATACTCATAGCAGCTTCTATCATAGCGGCAGTGGCTTCAGAAGCAATCTATCAAAAGCTGACCGGTCAGCCGCTTAAGATAAGCAATTACAGTGGAGTGGTTACAGGTCTGCTTTTTGCTTTTACGCTTTCGCCCTCCACCCCGGTTTATGCAGCAGTTATCTCTGTAGCCTTCGGGGTGATTGTCGGCAAAGAAATATTTGGAGGATTTGCTCGAAATCTATTCAATCCGGCTTTATTGGGCAGACTGTTTTTGATTTTTGCTTTTCCCGCAGCCCTGTCCCCCTGGAGATCCAGGGTTGATCTTTCCAGTACTGCCACCCCCCTTACCAATTTCTGGGATACAGGAGAAATGGCAGCCTCCGGAGATGCTTTTTTAGGACTGGTCTCAGGAAGCCTGGGCGAACTTTCCGCCCTTTTAATTCTGGCTGGAGGAGCCTATATCATTTATAAAAAGTATGCTCGCTGGCGAATTCCCGCCTCCATACTGGCAACTGTAGCTGTCTTTGCTCTGGTGATGGGCCATAATCCAATTTTTCATCTCTTTACTGGCAGTGTTATGATAGGATCTTTCTTTTATGCTACCGATCCCATGACCTCTCCCCGTTATCCGAAAGGGCAGATTGTTTTTGGGATTGGCATAGGTTTGATAATCATGAGTATGAGGTTCTGGGGCTGGCTGCCTGAAGGGGTGGCCTTCGGAATACTGGTGATGAATATCTTCGTTCCTTATCTCGATAGTGCTTTCAAGCCTGCTCGCTAA
- a CDS encoding helix-hairpin-helix domain-containing protein, translating into MVIRGEKFWALIVVIAVAAFWFGRAGIFPGGETDSEVSGPPAQTGQVGSAEEGENRNNVKITVHVAGEVNQPGVYHLKEGSRIVDGIIAAGGEGDNANLDVINLARRLEDGEMINIPGGSQDTAGSAEKFLSEADSGSLEKKSGQQPAGYSSSPIDLNQADASLLESLSGIGEVRAEEIVAYRRENGEFNSVEELSRVPGIGEVTVENLRDHVTVK; encoded by the coding sequence ATGGTTATCAGGGGCGAGAAATTTTGGGCGTTAATCGTGGTCATTGCTGTAGCTGCTTTTTGGTTCGGGCGGGCTGGCATTTTTCCGGGCGGAGAGACTGATTCTGAAGTATCCGGGCCGCCGGCACAGACAGGTCAGGTCGGTTCAGCAGAGGAAGGAGAAAACAGGAACAATGTGAAAATTACAGTGCATGTAGCCGGCGAGGTCAATCAACCCGGGGTTTATCATCTCAAAGAAGGATCACGCATTGTCGATGGAATCATCGCTGCCGGAGGTGAGGGGGATAATGCAAATCTCGATGTGATAAATCTGGCCCGCAGGCTGGAAGACGGTGAAATGATCAACATTCCTGGAGGGAGTCAGGACACAGCAGGAAGCGCCGAAAAGTTTTTGAGCGAAGCAGATTCCGGGAGTTTAGAAAAGAAATCTGGCCAGCAGCCCGCCGGTTATTCTTCGTCTCCAATTGATTTGAATCAGGCCGACGCCTCCCTTTTAGAATCTCTTTCCGGGATAGGTGAGGTCAGGGCTGAGGAGATCGTTGCCTACCGCCGGGAAAATGGAGAATTTAATTCCGTCGAGGAATTGAGCAGAGTGCCGGGAATTGGAGAGGTGACTGTTGAAAATCTGCGCGATCATGTGACGGTCAAATGA
- the udk gene encoding uridine kinase, with translation MEVLMLGIGGGTASGKTTLAKILKNSFADEVSILKLDYYYHDLEYFDEPEDQINFDHPDAFEISLLNQHLDKLRDGKTVKRPVYNFKTNRRLQETCPVQPSRIIIVEGILALYYQSLCSQYDLRIYVDTDSDIRLLRRISRDIKERDRTLQSVKKQYISTVKPMHEQFVEPSKSKADIIIPHGGLNDIANDLLIEKIRGHLEKVSGK, from the coding sequence GTGGAGGTATTGATGCTGGGAATCGGGGGCGGGACGGCTTCAGGTAAAACAACTCTGGCGAAGATTTTAAAGAATTCTTTTGCGGATGAAGTTTCCATATTGAAGCTGGATTATTATTATCATGATCTGGAATACTTCGACGAACCTGAAGATCAGATAAACTTCGATCATCCCGATGCTTTCGAAATTTCATTACTCAACCAACACCTGGATAAGCTCAGGGATGGTAAAACGGTCAAAAGACCGGTCTATAACTTTAAAACCAATCGTCGCCTTCAGGAAACCTGCCCGGTTCAGCCCTCCCGCATAATTATAGTCGAGGGAATTCTGGCTCTTTATTATCAATCGCTGTGTTCACAGTACGATCTGAGAATCTATGTCGACACTGACAGCGATATCAGGCTGCTGCGCAGAATCAGCAGGGATATCAAGGAAAGGGATAGAACTCTGCAGTCGGTCAAAAAACAGTATATTTCCACCGTCAAGCCCATGCACGAGCAGTTTGTAGAGCCCAGCAAATCAAAAGCTGATATAATAATTCCCCACGGCGGTTTGAATGATATCGCCAACGATCTGCTGATAGAAAAGATCAGAGGTCACCTGGAAAAGGTGAGCGGGAAATAG
- a CDS encoding zinc metalloprotease HtpX: protein MYRFKTFLLMTLLTVIFIILGGAIAGEGGLFTAFIFALVLNFISYWYSDRIAIKMTKSKPLPKEKAPNLHRMIEDLSRKADLPKPDVYITPSNQPNAFATGRSPNKAAIALTEGIMDMLDKEELEGVIAHELSHIKNRDTLISTLAAVMAGALAFIARLGRYRMLFGRRNKGAGALLQIAALIFAPLAAIIVKMAISRTREYKADARAAEISGRPDGLASALEKMERYMKSGGENMEVNEATSHMFILNPLSSEGISKLFSSHPPTEDRITRLRQMR from the coding sequence ATGTACAGATTTAAAACTTTTCTCTTGATGACTCTGCTCACAGTGATTTTCATAATTCTGGGCGGAGCTATAGCTGGAGAAGGCGGACTGTTTACAGCTTTCATATTTGCTCTTGTGCTCAATTTTATCAGCTACTGGTACAGTGACAGGATTGCTATAAAGATGACTAAATCTAAGCCTCTTCCCAAAGAAAAGGCGCCGAATTTGCACAGAATGATTGAGGATCTGAGCAGAAAAGCTGACCTTCCCAAACCGGACGTTTATATTACGCCTTCCAATCAGCCCAATGCTTTTGCTACCGGCCGCAGCCCCAATAAAGCAGCCATAGCCCTGACCGAAGGTATAATGGACATGCTTGATAAGGAGGAGCTTGAAGGCGTTATTGCGCATGAACTGTCTCATATAAAGAATCGCGATACGCTGATTAGCACTCTGGCAGCCGTGATGGCTGGTGCTCTGGCCTTTATTGCCCGGCTGGGCAGATACAGGATGCTGTTCGGGAGGAGAAACAAAGGAGCGGGAGCGCTGCTGCAGATTGCCGCTTTGATATTTGCTCCCCTGGCGGCGATAATAGTGAAAATGGCCATCTCGAGAACAAGGGAATACAAAGCGGATGCTCGGGCTGCCGAGATATCGGGCAGGCCGGATGGGCTGGCCAGTGCTCTGGAAAAAATGGAGAGATACATGAAAAGCGGCGGAGAAAATATGGAGGTTAACGAAGCAACATCTCATATGTTTATTTTAAATCCGCTGTCCAGCGAGGGCATAAGCAAACTTTTCAGCAGCCATCCTCCCACCGAGGACAGGATTACCAGGCTGCGCCAGATGAGATAA
- a CDS encoding stage V sporulation protein S gives MEVLKVAADSSPNSVAGALAGVLREEGAAELQAIGAGAINQAVKAIAIARGFVAPSGMDLICIPAFTDIEIDGEERTAIKFIVEPR, from the coding sequence ATGGAAGTACTGAAAGTAGCAGCAGATTCCAGTCCTAATTCTGTGGCAGGCGCTCTTGCAGGTGTTCTTCGCGAAGAGGGAGCAGCAGAACTGCAGGCTATAGGGGCCGGAGCTATTAATCAAGCGGTTAAGGCGATCGCTATAGCCAGGGGGTTTGTGGCGCCTTCCGGAATGGATTTGATCTGCATTCCAGCTTTTACTGATATCGAAATAGACGGAGAGGAAAGAACTGCCATTAAATTTATAGTCGAGCCCCGATAA